The genomic region CCTTGGTTGTCTCCCCCTCCGACGTTCAGGGGCACAGGAACTCCGGCACCCCGTTCACCACAAAGGGGATGCGGGAAAACAAGCATCAAGTCCAAGATGCGGCAAATAAACGGTGCTGCCGATGAAACCGACCCAACACTGCAAATCGTCGGCCCGATTCAGAAAAACAGATCTCTGCCGATGGCACCGATGCCGGCGCCCTTCCCGAGAGACGCTGCAGAGGCAAGAGACGCAGACACCTCGAGTTTCGCCGCCACGCCTCAGTCTATCTGCGCGGCGGGGCGCACCGGCAGGCCCAGAGAGGAAGGCGGGGCATCGAGGGCGGCCTCGTCCCCGACCAGAACCACGATCTGGCGATCGGGGTCGAGATAGCGGCGGGCCACCCGCAGCACGTCCTCCCCGGTCACCGCCGCCACCTTGTCCCGATAGGTTTCCAGGTAGCCATCGGGATAGTCGAAGAAGTCCAGGCGCAGCCTCTGGGTGACGATGTCGTGGCTGTCGGTGAAAGCGAAAACGAAGGAGTTGATCAGGCTCTCCTTGGCCAGTTGCAGGTCCGCTTCGGGAACGGGGCTTTCGCGCATCTCACCGATCAGGGCCCTCATCAGGCCTACCACCTCCATGGTCGAGGCGCTCTTGGTCTCGGCCCCGGCGATAAAGGGCCCGGGCAGGAGTCGGCCGACCTGGAAATAGGAATAGACCGAATAAGCCAGACCCCGGTTGGAGCGAACTTCGCGCATGAGCCTTGAATTGAAGCCTCCCCCCCCGAGGATGAAGTTCATGACCCGAAGGGCCTGCAGGTCGGGGTTGCCCTTCTCGATGCCGACCTGTCCCATGAGAATCGTGGTCTGGGGGATCTCCTTCTGCGCCAGGATCAGCGACGGAGAGGTCACGCCCCCGAAGGGCGGCACATCCTGATACCGGAAAGCCCCCCCTTCCCAGGAGCCGAACAGTTCCTCCAGAAGCGCCTTCAGTTCCCCCCGGGAGAAGTCCCCCGAAATGCCGAGCCAAAGGTTTTCGGGATGAGAATAGCGCCGGTGAAAAGCGACCAGGTCCTCGCGGGTGACCGCCTGCAGGGTCTTCTCCGTGGGAGTGCGCCCCAGGGGATGGTCTCCGTAAAGGGCCTTCATGAAGGTGCGCTGGGCCACCGCTCCGGGGTCATCATCCTGGCGGCGCACCCCCTCGACGGCCTGCTTGCGGGCCAGCTCGAGACGCTGGACGTCAAAGCCGGGACGGCGCAGGACATCGGCCAAAACACCCAGTCCAGCCCGCAGGTCGCCGCTTCGCAAGGAAAGGCCGAGGGTGGTGGTATAGGTGTCGGAGGTCGCGGAGAAATCGGCGGCCAGGTGTTCCAGTTTCTCGTCGAGCGCTTCGGGACTCATCTCCCCGGCCCCACCGGTGCGCAGCAGGGAAGCGAACACTCCACCCTGGCCGGTCTTGGTCGCCGGGTCGCCGATGGATCCCGCTCCGATCATCGCAGTCACCGAGACCAGAGGCAGTTCGTGGTCCTCCTTGAGGAAGAGTCGGATGCCGTTTGGAAGGACGAGTCTCTCCACCTGCGGCAATTCAAAGGCCAGAGGAGAGAATTGCATCTGGTCCGGGTGAAGCGGCATCCGGGCGGAACAGGCGGTCAGCACGAAGCACAGAAGGATCAGGGCCCAACAGCGAAGGCGGTTCATGGTTGCTGCCCTTTCTTGGCAAGGGTGACAACCGTGCGATTGGCCGGGGTGAAGTAGGTGCGGGCGGCGGCCATGACCTCGTCGGCGCCGATCCCCGCCACCACTT from Desulfuromonas sp. harbors:
- a CDS encoding pitrilysin family protein, giving the protein MNRLRCWALILLCFVLTACSARMPLHPDQMQFSPLAFELPQVERLVLPNGIRLFLKEDHELPLVSVTAMIGAGSIGDPATKTGQGGVFASLLRTGGAGEMSPEALDEKLEHLAADFSATSDTYTTTLGLSLRSGDLRAGLGVLADVLRRPGFDVQRLELARKQAVEGVRRQDDDPGAVAQRTFMKALYGDHPLGRTPTEKTLQAVTREDLVAFHRRYSHPENLWLGISGDFSRGELKALLEELFGSWEGGAFRYQDVPPFGGVTSPSLILAQKEIPQTTILMGQVGIEKGNPDLQALRVMNFILGGGGFNSRLMREVRSNRGLAYSVYSYFQVGRLLPGPFIAGAETKSASTMEVVGLMRALIGEMRESPVPEADLQLAKESLINSFVFAFTDSHDIVTQRLRLDFFDYPDGYLETYRDKVAAVTGEDVLRVARRYLDPDRQIVVLVGDEAALDAPPSSLGLPVRPAAQID